Proteins encoded by one window of Mus musculus strain C57BL/6J chromosome 10, GRCm38.p6 C57BL/6J:
- the Grin3b gene encoding glutamate receptor ionotropic, NMDA 3B precursor codes for MECVQTLWLSLALALARGSWVVRGHPQPCGVPTRAGASVRLAALLPRAPAARARVLAALATPSPRLPHNLSLELVAVASPTRDPASLARGLCQVLAPPGVVASITFPEARPELRLLQFLAAATETPVLSVLRREVRAPLGAPTPFHLQLDWASPLETILDVLVSLVRAHAWEDIALVLCRVRDPSGLVTLWTSRASQAPKFVLDLSQLDSGNDSLRATLALLGTLEGGGTPVSAAVLLGCSTAHAHEVLEAAPPGPQWLLGTPLPAEALPKTGLPPGVLVLGETGQPSLEAAVHDMVELVARALSSMALMHPERALLPAAVNCEDLKTGGSESTARTLARFLSNTSFQGRTGAVWVAGSSQVHVSRHFKVWSLRRDPLGAPAWATVGSWQDGQLDFQPGAAALRVPSPSGTQARPKLRVVTLVEHPFVFTRESDEDGQCPAGQLCLDPGTNDSARLDALFTALENGSVPRTLRRCCYGYCIDLLERLAEDLAFDFELYIVGDGKYGALRDGRWTGLVGDLLAGRAHMAVTSFSINSARSQVVDFTSPFFSTSLGIMVRTRDTASPIGAFMWPLHWSMWVGVFAALHLTALFLTLYEWRSPYGLTPRGRNRGTVFSYSSALNLCYAILFGRTVSSKTPKCPTGRFLMNLWAIFCLLVLSSYTANLAAVMVGDKTFEELSGIHDPKLHHPSQGFRFGTVWESSAEAYIKASFPEMHAHMRRHSAPTTPHGVAMLTSDPPKLNAFIMDKSLLDYEVSIDADCKLLTVGKPFAIEGYGIGLPQNSPLTSNLSEFISRYKSSGFIDLLHDKWYKMVPCGKRVFAVTETLQMGVYHLSGLFVLLCLGLGSALLTSLGEHVFYRLVLPRIRRGNKLQYWLHTSQKIHRALNTGPPEGQQERAEQECSGPKEEQPAADGAGRWRRVRRAVVERERRVRFLLEPGEAGGDHPWLCSNGPGVQAELRELELRIEAARERLRSALLRRGELRAQLGDGTRLRPLRLLHAAPAES; via the exons ATGGAGTGTGTGCAGACGCTGTGGCTCAGCCTGGCCCTGGCGCTGGCGCGAGGGTCCTGGGTGGTGCGCGGTCACCCTCAGCCCTGCGGGGTTCCCACGCGCGCCGGGGCCTCCGTGCGCCTGGCTGCGCTCCTACCCCGGGCGCCCGCCGCCCGCGCCCGCGTCCTAGCCGCCCTGGCCACCCCTTCCCCGCGGCTGCCGCACAACCTGAGTCTGGAGCTAGTGGCCGTCGCGTCCCCAACCCGGGACCCCGCGTCGCTGGCCCGAGGTCTGTGCCAGGTTCTGGCACCGCCCGGCGTGGTGGCCTCTATAACCTTTCCCGAGGCGCGGCCTGAGCTACGGCTATTGCAGTTCCTGGCAGCTGCCACAGAGACCCCGGTGCTGAGCGTCCTACGGAGGGAGGTGCGCGCGCCCCTCGGAGCTCCG ACCCCGTTCCACCTGCAGCTGGACTGGGCTAGTCCCCTGGAGACCATCCTGGATGTGCTGGTGTCCCTGGTACGGGCACACGCCTGGGAGGACATTGCTCTAGTGCTCTGTCGTGTCCGGGACCCCAGTGGCCTGGTGACACTCTGGACCAGCCGTGCTAGCCAGGCTCCAAAGTTTGTGCTGGACCTGAGCCAGTTGGACAGCGGGAATGACAGCCTTCGGGCTACACTGGCCCTGCTGGGGACGCTGGAAGGAGGGGGAACCCCCGTGTCTGCAGCCGTCCTCCTGGGCTGCAGCACTGCCCATGCACATGAGGTCCTAGAGGCAGCACCACCGGGTCCCCAGTGGCTGCTGGGCACACCACTGCCCGCCGAGGCACTGCCCAAAACCGGTCTGCCCCCTGGGGTGTTGGTGCTGGGGGAAACCGGGCAGCCTTCCCTGGAAGCTGCCGTCCACGACATGGTGGAGCTTGTGGCTCGGGCACTCAGCAGCATGGCCCTCATGCACCCAGAGCGGGCCCTGCTTCCAGCGGCAGTAAATTGTGAGGACCTGAAAACGGGCGGCTCTGAGTCAACAGCACGCACCTTGGCTAG GTTTCTGAGCAACACCTCATTTCAGGGCCGCACAGGGGCTGTGTGGGTGGCAGGCTCCTCTCAGGTGCATGTGTCTCGGCATTTCAAGGTATGGAGCTTACGCAGGGACCCGCTGGGTGCCCCAGCCTGGGCAACAGTAGGCAGCTGGCAGGATGGACAGCTGGACTTCCAGCCAGGGGCGGCTGCTCTCCGAGTTCCATCTCCATCTGGCACCCAGGCCCGGCCAAAGCTGCGAGTGGTAACTCTGGTGGAACACCCATTTGTGTTCACCAGGGAATCTGATGAAGATGGGCAGTGCCCGGCTGGGCAGCTGTGTCTAGACCCAGGCACCAATGACTCGGCCAGGCTGGATGCGCTCTTCACTGCATTGGAGAATGGCTCCGTGCCTCGCACCCTGAGAAGATGCTGTTATGGCTACTGCATTGACCTGCTGGAGCGGCTGGCCGAGGACCTGGCCTTTGACTTTGAGCTCTATATTGTGGGGGATGGCAAGTACGGGGCCCTGCGTGATGGACGCTGGACAGGCCTGGTGGGTGACCTGCTGGCCGGTCGGGCACACATGGCCGTGACCAGCTTCAGTATCAACTCGGCTCGCTCCCAGGTGGTGGATTTCACCAGCCCTTTCTTCTCCACCAGCCTGGGCATCATGGTGCGCACGCGAGATACAGCCTCACCCATTGGGGCTTTCATGTGGCCCCTGCACTGGTccatgtgggtgggtgtgtttgCTGCCCTGCACCTCACAGCGCTCTTCCTTACTCTGTACGAATGGCGGAGTCCCTACGGGCTCACGCCACGCGGCCGCAACCGTGGTACCGTCTTCTCCTACTCCTCCGCTCTCAACCTCTGCTACGCCATTCTCTTCGGACGCACTGTCTCCAGTAAGACACCCAAGTGTCCTACCGGACGCTTCCTCATGAATCTCTGGGCAATCTTCTGCCTGCTGGTGCTATCCAGTTACACAGCCAACCTGGCAGCTGTCATGGTCGGGGACAAGACATTTGAGGAGCTGTCTGGAATCCATGATCCCAAG CTGCACCACCCTTCCCAAGGCTTCCGCTTTGGCACCGTGTGGGAGAGCAGCGCGGAGGCCTACATCAAGGCGAGCTTCCCCGagatgcacgcacacatgcgTCGCCACAGCGCACCTACCACTCCACACGGAGTGGCCATGCTCAC GAGCGACCCGCCCAAGCTCAACGCCTTCATCATGGATAAATCACTACTGGATTATGAGGTGTCCATAGATGCGGACTGCAAGCTGCTCACCGTGGGCAAACCCTTTGCGATCGAGG GCTACGGCATAGGGCTGCCCCAAAATTCGCCGCTCACCTCCAACCTGTCAGAGTTCATCAGTAGGTACAAGTCCTCAGGCTTCATTGATCTGCTCCATGACAAGTGGTACAAGATGGTGCCTTGCGGGAAGCGGGTGTTCGCCGTGACGGAG ACGCTGCAGATGGGGGTCTACCACTTGTCAGGGTTGTTTGTCCTGCTGTGCCTCGGGCTGGGCAGTGCACTTCTCACCTCGCTGGGTGAGCACGTCTTCTACCGCCTGGTGCTGCCGCGCATCCGCAGGGGCAATAAGCTGCAGTATTGGCTTCACACGAGCCAG AAGATCCACCGAGCCCTCAACACAGGGCCACCAGAGGGGCAACAGGAGAGGGCAGAGCAGGAGTGCAG CGGCCCCAAGGAGGAGCAACCTGCAGCCGACGGTGCGGGGCGCTGGAGGCGGGTGCGCCGGGCCGTGGTGGAACGGGAACGGCGCGTGCGTTTCCTGCTGGAACCTGGGGAGGCTGGCGGGGACCATCCGTGGCTCTGCTCCAATGGGCCCGGGGTGCAAGCAGAACTGCGGGAGCTGGAGCTGCGCATTGAGGCTGCACGGGAGCGGCTGCGTAGTGCGCTGCTGCGGCGAGGGGAACTGCGGGCCCAGCTTGGGGATGGCACCCGGCTCAGGCCACTGCGCCTGCTGCATGCGGCGCCCGCCGAGAGCTGA